The DNA sequence ACTAGTATAAATAACCTCACAGTTTCTTGTTAAACGACCAGACATACTTAACAAGTTAATATCAAACACCAGAACTCTCCTCATCACGAAGTCTACTTAAAAGTTCCATACGTCTTAAATCACAATCAAGTCTCTCAAGATTTTCTAAAAATTCTCTTCTTGCATAATAAGCTTGAACGAGATTATTTATACTTCTCACACCAAACTTACATAAAAATTTTAAAATCTTGTAAGTAATTACTACAAATAAAACCATAAACATAAATCTCATAAAGGTCCCCTTAAACAGCTTTTAAAATAGGTGTAGACCATTCATTTGAATTACTACTAAAAGTAAAGTCTATAACACAGCTTAAAAACTTAAACCTATCCTTAATAGCTCTCTTACTCATATCTAAAGAGAACCTATTCCCATCAAAGTTATAGTTTACATGTTCATTTAAAGAAAATTTACGATAAAGATCATCTATTTGAAATTTAAGTTTATCTTTAATAGGTTTGGTTAACCTAGACAACTCTAACGCCTGAGCCTTTTTAGTATCCTCTTCTACTTTGTCAATTTCAGATTGCAATGCATTAATCTCACATAGACATCTACTTAAATCCAAAATTTTGTCTTCATCAATCTCAAGTTGACTTGATTTTACAAATTCTAAAAATTCGAACTTAAAATCTACATCACATAGCTCTTCATATACAAAATTATTTTTCAAAAAATCCCTGATAATATCACTAAGCTCGTCTAAATCAATATTTTTAATATCAATATCACTCTTTAACTTTAAAGACTGGGCAATACTACTAACTTCGCCCTCTAATCTTGAAACTTCAGTCATTATATAACTAATAAAATCATCACTCTTATCAATTACACAGTTTATTGCTTCTCCACCTATGATAAAAAATAAATTTCCCTTATCTAAACCTGTACACAGTAGCTGCATTTGTACTTGAACATAATACTTGAAGAAATATTTATCTTCTAAAAAATTACCAGTCTTGTTGTATTCAATAGCTGCATTTTTTAAGTAAAAATTATCACTAATTTTGATCTCAAGTAACTCGGCTTCTCCAGCAATATTTACAAACCATCCATCAATTGTTGAACCAACTAATGTCTCACAGTCCTCAACTTTTTTAAAGTAATTATATTTGTCAATACCATTTGCATATTTGTTTTTATGTAACACCTCAATATTATCCACATTCATACGAACAAATTCATCAAATCCTAAAGATTCTAATATCTTTCCCTTTCTCATGCTCAAATTATCTTCAAATGGTATTTCTCTTCCTATAGCTTTAAGTACTCGCTCTAGCATTAATTTCTCTAAAGAATCAGCTCCAATAAACATGCTTCCAACTTCACTAGCTCCCATACGCTTTAACGATTCTCTTTGCACACTAAAGTCAACCTTACTATTAAACTTGAAATACTCATTCTTACCAATTTTTGGTAATTTACGTCCAACTCTACTTATTTTACTTAACTGTTTTTGTTTACCTTTAAGATTTTCTTGACTCTGATATGCAAATGATTCAAAACCCTTAAATACCATTTGCCTGTACAAATCAAATTGTTGCATCCCCACCTCTAATTTTTGTTCATTTGTTTTTGTCATATTTAACTCCTAATTGATTATCTATAAAAAATAATATAACAAAAATTTTGACAAAAACAATTTTTGTTATATTTTTTTGTTAAATTATATATAGAAAAACTTTTATTAAACAAAAAACAAAAATTGTATTTACTTTTCAATAGAACTTATGTATCATGAGCATGATTATAAATACAATTAGGAGCAAATAA is a window from the Borrelia puertoricensis genome containing:
- a CDS encoding DUF244 domain-containing protein, whose translation is MTKTNEQKLEVGMQQFDLYRQMVFKGFESFAYQSQENLKGKQKQLSKISRVGRKLPKIGKNEYFKFNSKVDFSVQRESLKRMGASEVGSMFIGADSLEKLMLERVLKAIGREIPFEDNLSMRKGKILESLGFDEFVRMNVDNIEVLHKNKYANGIDKYNYFKKVEDCETLVGSTIDGWFVNIAGEAELLEIKISDNFYLKNAAIEYNKTGNFLEDKYFFKYYVQVQMQLLCTGLDKGNLFFIIGGEAINCVIDKSDDFISYIMTEVSRLEGEVSSIAQSLKLKSDIDIKNIDLDELSDIIRDFLKNNFVYEELCDVDFKFEFLEFVKSSQLEIDEDKILDLSRCLCEINALQSEIDKVEEDTKKAQALELSRLTKPIKDKLKFQIDDLYRKFSLNEHVNYNFDGNRFSLDMSKRAIKDRFKFLSCVIDFTFSSNSNEWSTPILKAV